In the genome of Campylobacter concisus, one region contains:
- the dapA gene encoding 4-hydroxy-tetrahydrodipicolinate synthase, with amino-acid sequence MTALITPFKNQKVDEVSFEKLIKRQIKHGIDVVVPVGTTGESATLTHDEHRICIEIAVDACKGTNVKVLAGAGSNATHEAIGIAKFAQAHGADGILSVAPYYNKPTQEGLYEHYKAIANSIEIPVLLYNVPGRVGVDILPATVFRLFKECKNIYGIKEATGSIDRCVDLLAHEPNLVVISGEDAINYPIISNGGKGVISVTANLLPDQISELTHLAMNEEYKKAKLINDNLYTINKTLFCESNPIPIKAAMYLAGLIDSLEYRLPLCKPSKENFKKIEEVIKNYEIKGF; translated from the coding sequence ATGACCGCACTCATTACGCCATTTAAAAATCAAAAAGTAGATGAAGTCAGTTTTGAAAAACTAATAAAAAGACAGATAAAACACGGCATAGATGTCGTCGTGCCGGTAGGAACTACTGGCGAAAGTGCAACTCTAACTCATGATGAGCATAGAATTTGTATCGAAATAGCCGTAGATGCATGTAAAGGCACAAATGTAAAAGTACTAGCTGGTGCTGGTAGTAACGCAACTCACGAGGCTATTGGTATCGCTAAATTTGCTCAAGCCCATGGCGCTGATGGTATCCTATCAGTTGCGCCTTACTACAACAAACCAACCCAAGAAGGACTTTACGAGCACTACAAAGCTATCGCAAATAGCATTGAAATCCCTGTGCTTCTTTATAATGTTCCAGGTAGAGTTGGCGTGGATATCTTGCCAGCGACCGTTTTTAGACTTTTTAAAGAGTGCAAAAATATCTACGGCATCAAGGAAGCTACAGGCAGTATCGATAGATGCGTCGATCTACTGGCTCACGAGCCAAATTTGGTAGTCATTAGCGGCGAAGATGCGATCAACTATCCTATCATATCAAATGGTGGTAAAGGCGTTATATCAGTTACTGCAAACCTCTTACCAGATCAAATTTCAGAGCTTACACACCTTGCGATGAACGAAGAGTACAAAAAAGCAAAACTAATAAACGATAATCTATATACTATAAATAAAACGCTCTTTTGCGAAAGCAATCCGATACCGATCAAAGCAGCGATGTATCTAGCTGGACTCATCGACTCTTTGGAGTACCGCTTGCCACTTTGCAAACCAAGTAAAGAAAATTTTAAAAAGATAGAAGAAGTAATAAAAAATTACGAAATAAAGGGTTTTTAA
- a CDS encoding enoyl-ACP reductase, with translation MKDTLNEFKGKTLVISGGTRGIGRAIVEEFAKAGVNIAFTYNSNEELAKEQAKELEATYKIKARAYALNILEPETYKELFLKIDEDFDRIDFFISNAIISGRAVAGGYTKFMKLKPRGINNIFTATVNAFVVGTQEAAKRMEKVGGGSIISLSSTGNLVYIENYAGHGTAKAAVEAMARYAATELGEKNIRVNVVSGGPIETDALRAFTNYEEVRDMTAKLSPLNRMGQPTDLAGACLFLCSSKASWVTGHTFIIDGGTTFK, from the coding sequence ATGAAGGACACACTAAACGAATTTAAAGGTAAAACACTAGTCATCAGCGGTGGAACTAGAGGCATTGGTAGAGCCATAGTCGAAGAATTTGCAAAAGCTGGTGTAAATATAGCATTTACCTACAACTCAAACGAAGAGCTTGCAAAAGAACAAGCAAAAGAGCTTGAAGCTACTTATAAGATAAAAGCTAGAGCCTACGCGCTAAACATCCTTGAGCCAGAGACTTATAAAGAGCTATTTTTAAAGATAGACGAGGATTTTGATAGGATTGATTTTTTCATCTCAAATGCTATCATCTCAGGTCGCGCAGTAGCTGGTGGATACACTAAATTTATGAAGCTAAAACCAAGAGGCATAAACAATATCTTTACAGCAACAGTAAATGCCTTTGTCGTAGGCACTCAAGAAGCTGCAAAACGCATGGAAAAAGTGGGTGGCGGCAGCATCATTAGCCTATCATCGACTGGAAATTTAGTCTATATCGAAAACTACGCAGGTCACGGCACAGCAAAAGCAGCCGTTGAGGCGATGGCAAGATATGCCGCAACTGAGCTTGGCGAGAAAAATATCCGCGTAAACGTCGTAAGTGGCGGCCCTATCGAGACAGATGCACTAAGAGCCTTTACAAACTACGAAGAGGTTCGCGATATGACGGCAAAGCTTAGCCCACTAAACCGCATGGGACAGCCGACTGATCTAGCCGGAGCATGTCTATTTTTGTGCTCATCTAAGGCTAGCTGGGTGACTGGACATACATTTATAATAGATGGTGGCACGACCTTTAAATGA
- the pgsA gene encoding CDP-diacylglycerol--glycerol-3-phosphate 3-phosphatidyltransferase, translated as MSLNLPNALAFFRILLAPLMFFMLVNAPGIFTQIHISWINYFAALIFVIASVTDFFDGYIARSWDQKTKLGTILDPLADKMLILAAFLGLMMLGRASAWAVYLILVREFFITGFRVVMASDGVEVAASMAGKVKTVSQMFAVGFLLMSWPGGELLLWIAVALTLYSGFEYIFAYVKAMKKS; from the coding sequence GTGAGTTTAAATTTACCAAACGCATTGGCATTTTTTAGGATACTACTGGCTCCACTTATGTTTTTTATGCTTGTAAATGCGCCAGGAATTTTTACGCAAATTCACATAAGCTGGATAAACTACTTCGCAGCTCTTATTTTTGTGATCGCCTCGGTGACTGACTTTTTTGACGGCTACATCGCCAGAAGTTGGGATCAAAAGACCAAACTTGGCACTATCCTTGACCCACTAGCTGATAAGATGCTGATCTTGGCTGCATTTTTAGGCCTTATGATGCTTGGTAGAGCGAGCGCTTGGGCTGTTTATCTCATCTTGGTAAGGGAGTTTTTTATAACTGGCTTTCGTGTCGTGATGGCAAGTGATGGTGTCGAGGTCGCTGCATCAATGGCTGGCAAAGTAAAAACAGTCTCGCAGATGTTTGCGGTTGGATTTTTACTGATGAGCTGGCCTGGTGGCGAGCTTTTGCTCTGGATAGCTGTTGCGCTTACGCTTTATTCTGGATTTGAGTATATTTTTGCCTATGTAAAGGCGATGAAAAAGAGCTAA
- the rseP gene encoding RIP metalloprotease RseP gives MKGILFTLALLCIGLYAYSFYFLVTVLAISFLIFFHELGHFLAARTLGVKVNTFSIGFGEKIYTKNVGGTDYCLSAIPLGGYVQLKGQDDTDPKAKNYDADSYNVLSPIKRIYILFAGPFFNFILAFFIYILLGSIGVERLAPSIGHIAEGSAAASAGLAKNDKILAINGVKINEWDEISKNVKLEPSTILIDRNGSQMTINLTPKIGETINLFNEKVQRPLIGISPNGEVIKIYHTGLAGINFAFSETIEASKLIFKSFTKLVSGAVPLKEVGGIVQIADVTSKAAKISLGVLLTIVALISVNLGVLNLFPIPALDGGHILFNLYELTFRREINERVLVALTYCGWALLLGIMVLATFNDIMRLSGGL, from the coding sequence TTGAAAGGCATTCTCTTCACGCTAGCCCTGCTTTGCATCGGGCTTTATGCGTATTCGTTTTATTTTTTAGTGACCGTTTTAGCCATTAGTTTTCTCATATTTTTTCACGAGCTTGGCCACTTTTTGGCAGCAAGAACGCTTGGCGTAAAGGTAAATACCTTTAGTATTGGCTTTGGCGAGAAAATTTACACCAAAAACGTTGGCGGCACCGACTACTGCCTAAGCGCGATCCCACTTGGCGGATACGTGCAGCTAAAAGGGCAAGACGACACCGACCCAAAGGCAAAAAACTACGACGCTGACAGCTACAACGTGCTAAGTCCGATAAAGCGAATTTACATCCTCTTTGCTGGGCCATTTTTCAACTTTATCTTGGCGTTTTTCATATACATTTTGCTTGGATCTATCGGAGTTGAAAGACTTGCGCCAAGTATAGGCCACATAGCTGAAGGCTCGGCAGCTGCAAGTGCTGGGCTAGCTAAAAATGATAAAATTTTAGCAATAAATGGCGTAAAGATAAACGAGTGGGATGAGATCAGTAAAAATGTAAAGCTTGAGCCAAGCACCATTTTGATAGATCGCAACGGCTCGCAAATGACTATAAATTTAACACCAAAAATAGGCGAGACGATAAATCTATTTAATGAAAAGGTGCAGCGCCCACTGATCGGAATTTCTCCAAATGGAGAAGTGATAAAAATTTACCATACTGGTCTTGCAGGCATAAATTTTGCCTTTAGTGAGACGATCGAGGCATCAAAACTAATCTTTAAAAGCTTTACCAAACTAGTAAGTGGAGCTGTGCCGCTAAAAGAGGTCGGTGGCATCGTACAGATCGCTGATGTCACTTCAAAAGCCGCAAAAATAAGTCTTGGCGTACTTTTGACGATCGTCGCTTTAATCTCAGTAAATTTAGGTGTCCTAAATTTATTCCCCATCCCAGCACTTGATGGTGGGCACATACTTTTTAACTTATATGAGCTAACTTTTAGACGCGAAATAAATGAGCGAGTGCTTGTTGCTCTTACCTACTGTGGCTGGGCGCTACTGCTTGGCATCATGGTGCTCGCGACATTTAATGATATTATGAGATTAAGTGGAGGTTTATGA
- a CDS encoding YggS family pyridoxal phosphate-dependent enzyme, which yields MMIVLRELLEKIENLSKDVTLIAVSKNVTSTEVRELYAQGQRNFGENRVQELAKKELELQNFTDIKWHMIGRLQNNKINQMISLKPTLWQSCDSFERAVEVDKRLSYKLDTLLQINSADEDTKQGVSVANAAEIYGRIQSECKNINLKGVMSIGAHVDEPKEIQKSFELTYKIFDSLKPKGATICSMGMSSDFELAIKCGSNMIRLGTMLYL from the coding sequence ATGATGATAGTTTTAAGAGAGCTTTTAGAAAAGATCGAAAATTTAAGCAAAGACGTGACGCTAATCGCCGTTAGCAAAAATGTCACAAGTACTGAAGTAAGAGAGCTTTACGCACAAGGGCAAAGGAATTTTGGCGAAAATAGAGTCCAAGAGCTAGCCAAAAAAGAGCTAGAACTGCAAAATTTTACTGATATAAAATGGCATATGATCGGCCGTTTGCAAAATAACAAAATAAATCAAATGATAAGCCTAAAGCCCACACTTTGGCAAAGCTGCGATAGCTTTGAAAGGGCCGTAGAGGTCGATAAAAGGCTTAGCTACAAGCTAGACACCTTGCTTCAAATAAACTCAGCTGATGAAGATACAAAGCAAGGTGTAAGCGTAGCAAATGCGGCAGAAATTTATGGGCGCATCCAAAGCGAGTGCAAAAATATCAATCTAAAAGGCGTGATGAGTATCGGAGCGCATGTGGATGAGCCAAAAGAGATTCAAAAGAGCTTTGAGCTAACTTATAAAATTTTTGATAGCCTAAAGCCAAAAGGTGCAACTATCTGCTCGATGGGTATGAGTAGTGACTTCGAGCTAGCGATAAAATGCGGCTCAAATATGATTCGCCTTGGGACAATGCTTTATCTATAA
- a CDS encoding ComF family protein, with protein sequence MFCAFCKSFTLKTFCKTCSQILSEPSPVVRELEGFKIYSFYGYSEIKELIHSKHQMHGLFIYKNLAKFAFKKFAKSFSFPEKVYALPIDDRVHFGYSHTAILANALRAKNLKPIFHALHATSKISYSGKDLQFRQNNPRNFKILKKITAPVILVDDIVTTGTTILEARNTLEKAGVKVLFALVLADAKH encoded by the coding sequence ATGTTTTGTGCGTTTTGCAAGAGCTTTACGCTAAAGACATTTTGTAAAACCTGCTCGCAAATTTTAAGCGAGCCAAGCCCTGTAGTAAGAGAGCTAGAGGGCTTTAAAATTTATAGCTTTTACGGCTACTCTGAGATCAAAGAGCTTATCCACTCAAAGCACCAAATGCACGGACTTTTTATCTATAAAAATTTAGCCAAATTTGCATTTAAGAAATTTGCTAAAAGCTTTAGCTTTCCGGAGAAAGTCTATGCTCTGCCTATAGATGATAGAGTTCATTTTGGCTACTCACACACGGCTATTTTGGCAAATGCACTAAGGGCTAAAAATCTAAAGCCCATATTTCATGCACTGCATGCAACCAGTAAGATCAGCTATAGTGGTAAGGATTTACAATTTAGACAAAATAACCCAAGAAATTTTAAAATCCTAAAAAAGATCACTGCTCCAGTTATTTTAGTAGATGATATCGTAACTACTGGCACTACGATACTTGAGGCTAGAAATACTCTAGAAAAAGCTGGCGTAAAAGTACTTTTTGCTCTAGTTTTGGCTGACGCTAAACATTAA
- a CDS encoding YajG family lipoprotein, whose translation MNKFKFLAIFGLFVLFLTGCAPSQSVVAFDPYKAAASQQNSGFEAYISAVYDNRKNKSTIATITDSKGTVKEYVVLQNDLATYFSDSLKKELMARGANVNGMGGVVVEIFINEFEANMSGYGTDNTKGNIKITLKIQKGDQSIVKNISNNQTKFELIPTGGAFKPFLTDIINDAVKRSAIAILNS comes from the coding sequence ATGAATAAATTTAAATTTTTAGCTATTTTTGGACTTTTTGTTTTGTTTTTAACTGGTTGTGCGCCAAGTCAAAGTGTTGTCGCATTTGATCCATATAAGGCTGCTGCAAGCCAGCAAAATAGCGGCTTTGAGGCCTATATAAGCGCAGTGTATGACAACCGCAAAAACAAAAGTACCATTGCTACGATCACTGATAGTAAAGGCACAGTAAAAGAATATGTCGTGCTTCAAAACGATCTTGCTACTTATTTTAGCGATTCGCTCAAAAAAGAACTTATGGCGCGCGGTGCAAATGTAAATGGCATGGGTGGCGTTGTAGTTGAAATTTTTATCAACGAATTTGAAGCAAATATGAGCGGATACGGCACTGATAATACAAAAGGCAATATTAAGATTACACTTAAGATCCAAAAAGGCGATCAAAGTATCGTTAAAAATATTTCAAATAATCAAACCAAATTTGAGTTAATTCCCACAGGTGGAGCGTTTAAGCCATTCTTAACAGACATCATCAACGACGCCGTTAAACGCTCTGCGATCGCTATCTTAAATAGCTGA
- a CDS encoding 2-hydroxymuconate tautomerase family protein produces MPFVKICVTKEGDSPSVEQKEKMISGVTKLISEILGRSAQNTVVIIDEIDTNNYGIAGESVKNLRKKQKEQKEVKC; encoded by the coding sequence ATGCCATTTGTGAAAATTTGCGTGACAAAAGAGGGCGATAGCCCAAGTGTGGAGCAAAAAGAGAAGATGATAAGCGGAGTTACAAAGCTAATAAGCGAAATTTTAGGTAGAAGCGCTCAAAATACCGTTGTCATTATCGATGAGATCGATACGAATAACTACGGCATCGCAGGCGAGAGTGTGAAAAATCTCCGCAAAAAACAAAAAGAGCAAAAGGAAGTAAAATGCTAA
- the lepA gene encoding translation elongation factor 4 has product MKNIRNFSIIAHIDHGKSTLADRLIQECGAVSDREMSSQIMDTMDIEKERGITIKAQSVRLNYALNGENFVLNLIDTPGHVDFSYEVSRSLASCEGALLVVDASQGVEAQTIANVYIALENNLEIIPVINKIDLPAADPARVKDEIEHIIGLDCSGAIEVSAKTGVGIKELLEAIITRIPAPNGDVSKPTKALIYDSWFDNYLGALALVRVYDGEISKNDEILVMGTGKKHIVLDLMYPNPIAPIKTKTLSAGEVGIVVLGLKNVSDVQVGDTMTQARNPLKEPVGGFERAKPFVFAGLYPIETDKFEDLRDALDKLKLNDSSISYEPETSVALGFGFRVGFLGLLHMEVVKERLEREFDLDLIATAPTVTYEVIQTDGLNLKIQNPSQLPPVNKIDSILEPYVKATIITPSEFLGNIITLLNNRRGIQTKMDYITIDRVLLEYDIPMNEIVMDFYDKLKSSTKGYASFDYEPSDYRVGDLVKLDVKVAGETVDALSIIVPESKAQTKGRDFVKAMKEIVPRQLFEVAIQASIGNKIIARETVKSMGKNVTAKCYGGDITRKRKLLEKQKEGKKRMKAIGKVNLPQEAFLSVLKID; this is encoded by the coding sequence ATGAAAAACATTAGAAACTTTAGCATCATCGCTCACATTGACCACGGCAAAAGCACGCTTGCTGATCGCCTCATTCAGGAGTGTGGCGCCGTAAGTGACCGTGAGATGAGCTCGCAAATCATGGACACGATGGATATCGAAAAAGAGCGTGGCATCACGATCAAAGCCCAGTCTGTCCGCCTAAACTACGCACTAAATGGCGAAAATTTTGTTCTAAATTTGATAGACACCCCAGGACACGTTGATTTTAGCTACGAGGTAAGCCGTAGCCTAGCTAGCTGTGAGGGTGCGCTGCTTGTCGTGGATGCTAGCCAGGGCGTGGAGGCGCAAACCATCGCAAACGTCTATATTGCGCTTGAAAACAACCTAGAGATCATCCCAGTCATCAACAAGATCGATCTGCCAGCGGCTGACCCTGCTAGGGTAAAAGACGAGATCGAGCACATTATCGGACTTGACTGCTCAGGAGCGATCGAAGTGAGCGCAAAAACAGGCGTTGGCATAAAGGAGCTACTTGAAGCGATCATCACGAGGATCCCTGCGCCAAATGGCGACGTAAGTAAGCCTACAAAGGCGCTAATCTACGATAGTTGGTTTGACAACTACCTTGGTGCGCTTGCTCTTGTGCGTGTTTATGATGGTGAAATTTCAAAAAACGATGAAATTTTGGTCATGGGTACAGGTAAAAAACACATCGTGCTAGACCTCATGTATCCAAATCCTATAGCTCCGATCAAGACCAAAACGCTTAGCGCTGGCGAGGTTGGCATAGTCGTGCTTGGTCTTAAAAATGTTAGCGACGTGCAGGTGGGCGATACGATGACGCAGGCTAGAAACCCGCTAAAAGAGCCAGTTGGCGGCTTTGAGAGGGCTAAGCCGTTTGTTTTTGCGGGACTTTATCCAATAGAAACTGATAAATTTGAAGATCTGCGTGACGCGCTGGATAAGCTAAAGCTAAATGACAGCTCCATTAGCTATGAGCCAGAGACCTCGGTCGCACTTGGATTTGGCTTTAGGGTTGGCTTTTTAGGCCTTCTTCATATGGAGGTCGTCAAAGAGAGGCTGGAGCGTGAATTTGACCTAGATCTCATCGCCACAGCGCCAACTGTGACTTATGAAGTCATCCAAACTGATGGGCTAAATTTAAAGATCCAAAACCCAAGCCAGCTGCCGCCTGTAAATAAAATAGACTCGATCCTTGAGCCATACGTGAAGGCTACTATCATCACGCCAAGCGAGTTTTTGGGCAACATCATCACGCTCTTAAACAACCGCCGCGGCATACAAACGAAGATGGACTACATCACGATTGACCGCGTTTTGCTTGAGTATGACATACCGATGAATGAGATCGTGATGGACTTTTACGACAAGCTAAAGTCAAGCACCAAAGGCTACGCGAGCTTTGACTATGAGCCTAGCGACTACCGCGTGGGCGATCTAGTAAAGCTTGATGTCAAAGTGGCCGGCGAGACGGTCGATGCGCTCTCTATCATCGTGCCTGAGAGCAAGGCGCAGACAAAGGGCAGGGACTTTGTAAAAGCGATGAAAGAGATCGTGCCGCGTCAACTCTTTGAGGTGGCGATACAAGCGAGCATCGGCAATAAAATCATAGCTCGCGAAACCGTAAAATCAATGGGCAAAAACGTCACAGCCAAGTGCTACGGCGGCGACATCACTCGTAAGAGGAAGTTGCTAGAAAAGCAAAAAGAGGGTAAGAAGAGGATGAAGGCGATAGGAAAGGTGAATTTGCCGCAGGAGGCGTTTTTATCCGTCCTAAAAATAGACTAG
- a CDS encoding cation diffusion facilitator family transporter, translated as MHNKSVLRNSFFLIFTFMIVEAVFGFVSNSLALISDAFHMLSDAAALFLSLVAFKIAEKRANLQKTFGYKRVEIIAAFINAIALIALAIFVIVEAIIRLFNEPEIKAETMLFVSILGLVVNLVVAIYMHKSADAKENLNMKGAYLHVLGDTLGSVGAIIAALLVMKFNFTQADSIASIFVSLLIIKSGASLLKDSFNILIEAVPLKLDTDEILGVIKGVDGVKIVHDLHIWAINAGTNALIAHVVVDDALSVAEISKMIKRIEHELSHAGIGHVTLQFESENLGHKDDLICELNDDEGHEHFGHCH; from the coding sequence ATGCACAACAAGAGCGTTCTTAGAAATTCGTTTTTTCTAATTTTCACGTTTATGATAGTTGAGGCCGTTTTTGGCTTCGTTTCAAACTCGCTTGCGCTTATTAGCGACGCATTTCACATGCTCTCAGACGCTGCGGCTCTCTTTTTGTCGCTGGTTGCTTTTAAGATCGCAGAAAAAAGGGCAAATTTGCAAAAGACCTTTGGCTACAAAAGGGTCGAGATCATCGCTGCTTTCATAAATGCTATCGCTCTTATCGCGCTGGCTATCTTTGTCATAGTCGAAGCTATCATCAGACTTTTTAACGAGCCAGAGATCAAAGCTGAGACGATGCTTTTTGTTAGCATTTTGGGGCTTGTGGTAAATTTAGTCGTGGCTATTTATATGCATAAAAGTGCTGATGCAAAAGAAAATTTAAATATGAAAGGTGCTTATTTGCACGTGCTTGGCGATACGCTTGGCTCGGTTGGTGCCATTATTGCAGCGCTTCTTGTGATGAAATTTAACTTCACTCAGGCCGATAGCATCGCAAGTATCTTTGTCTCGCTACTCATCATAAAAAGTGGCGCTAGCTTGCTAAAAGATAGCTTTAATATCCTGATAGAAGCCGTGCCGCTTAAGCTTGATACGGATGAAATTTTAGGCGTTATAAAGGGCGTAGATGGCGTTAAAATCGTGCATGACCTGCATATCTGGGCGATAAATGCTGGCACAAATGCGCTCATAGCCCACGTGGTGGTGGATGATGCTTTAAGTGTGGCTGAAATTTCAAAGATGATAAAGCGCATTGAGCATGAGCTTTCTCACGCAGGCATCGGTCACGTCACGCTTCAGTTTGAAAGTGAGAATCTTGGACATAAAGACGATCTCATCTGCGAGTTAAATGACGATGAAGGACATGAGCACTTTGGACATTGTCATTAA
- a CDS encoding ABC transporter six-transmembrane domain-containing protein — translation MQNNAFKTLKSIATEHNKRLILTFALVLAENGLFLAYPIFAGFAINAIMQGNTSNALIYALFVLIAWLVGAIRRRVDTQVFANIYAKLAVNVIMNEKQNAKDDSAIIARVALSREFVNFFEMHFPMFFTSVISIIGSAFMLIFVEPKVAVACFAVMIVFLIFLPRYIKKNDDLYLRLNDRLEKEAKVIGVFNKSTLNRHYDVVSKFRIAISNREAMSYFIIGISASLLFLVAIIVLSSQQTNAGNIYSVMTYIWNFVISLDDSPKLIEEFSNLKDIGKRIDAEKKDNDAQQERS, via the coding sequence TTGCAAAATAACGCCTTTAAAACGCTAAAGAGCATAGCTACCGAGCACAACAAAAGGCTTATTTTGACCTTTGCTTTAGTGCTAGCAGAGAACGGACTTTTTCTAGCATACCCGATATTTGCGGGCTTTGCGATCAACGCAATTATGCAAGGAAACACATCAAATGCCCTCATTTACGCACTTTTTGTGCTCATAGCGTGGCTTGTAGGAGCCATTAGGCGCCGCGTGGATACGCAAGTTTTTGCAAATATCTACGCAAAGCTTGCTGTAAATGTCATCATGAATGAAAAACAAAATGCCAAAGACGACTCCGCCATCATCGCCAGAGTAGCGCTCTCGCGAGAGTTTGTAAATTTCTTTGAGATGCATTTTCCTATGTTTTTTACATCGGTTATTTCGATCATCGGCTCAGCGTTTATGCTCATCTTTGTTGAGCCAAAGGTCGCTGTGGCGTGCTTTGCCGTGATGATCGTTTTTCTTATATTTTTACCAAGATATATCAAGAAAAATGACGACCTTTATCTTCGCTTAAATGATCGCCTAGAAAAAGAGGCAAAGGTGATAGGTGTTTTTAATAAAAGCACGCTAAATAGGCACTACGATGTCGTTTCTAAATTTCGTATAGCGATCTCAAACAGGGAGGCGATGAGCTATTTTATCATCGGTATTAGCGCTTCGCTGCTCTTTTTGGTGGCGATAATAGTGCTAAGCTCGCAGCAGACAAATGCCGGCAACATCTACTCTGTGATGACCTATATATGGAATTTCGTCATCAGCCTTGACGACTCGCCAAAGCTCATCGAGGAATTTTCAAATTTAAAAGATATCGGCAAGAGGATCGACGCCGAAAAGAAGGATAATGATGCACAACAAGAGCGTTCTTAG
- a CDS encoding cupin domain-containing protein gives MSVPFVHAHKQNEELYIILEGEGELFIDGEVLKVGKGDAVRIDPDGKRCFKAGKNGIKMICIQTKRGSLEQYTMTDGVIVDDVKPSWL, from the coding sequence GTGAGCGTGCCATTTGTCCATGCACATAAGCAAAACGAGGAGCTTTACATCATCCTAGAGGGTGAGGGTGAGCTTTTCATCGACGGTGAGGTGCTAAAAGTAGGCAAAGGCGACGCGGTGCGCATAGATCCAGATGGTAAAAGGTGCTTTAAAGCTGGCAAAAACGGCATCAAAATGATCTGCATCCAGACAAAACGCGGTAGCCTAGAGCAATACACTATGACTGACGGCGTGATAGTTGATGACGTAAAGCCAAGCTGGCTGTAA
- a CDS encoding NAD(P)-dependent oxidoreductase produces MSAFAAWSEETFPLHKKVAAHLVNLLEGTSTRLIVALGAGTLFVDSKGTMVMDTPDFPAAYMGVAKATAESYFELKGSTNVLWTYVSPAGDYNANGAHTGKYVLGGDNLILNSKNESYISYADLALAIIDELKKQKIYTKTLHSS; encoded by the coding sequence ATCAGCGCATTTGCAGCATGGAGCGAAGAGACTTTTCCACTTCACAAAAAAGTGGCCGCTCACCTAGTAAATTTACTAGAAGGCACTAGTACAAGGCTCATCGTAGCTCTTGGCGCTGGTACGTTATTTGTTGATAGCAAAGGCACTATGGTCATGGACACCCCAGACTTCCCAGCGGCATATATGGGCGTGGCAAAGGCTACGGCGGAGTCATATTTTGAGCTAAAAGGTAGCACAAATGTGCTTTGGACGTATGTAAGTCCAGCAGGCGACTACAACGCAAACGGCGCTCACACCGGTAAATACGTGCTTGGTGGAGATAATCTCATCTTAAACTCAAAAAATGAGAGCTATATAAGCTATGCAGACCTTGCGCTTGCGATCATAGACGAGCTAAAAAAACAAAAAATTTATACAAAAACGCTTCACAGCAGTTAG